A single genomic interval of Bacteroidales bacterium harbors:
- a CDS encoding ParB/RepB/Spo0J family partition protein: protein MAVKKPALGKGLGALIDDTNFPSVRTSSINEIEIEQIIVNPFQPREKFDEEGLQELAASIKELGIIQPVTVRKTKDGNYQLIAGERRYRASKIAGLKKIPAYIRTANDQGMLEMSLVENIQREDLDSIEVAISYQRLIDECDLTQENLSNRVSKKRSTITNYLRLLKLPAEIQLGIRNADIFMGHARAIVSIDDPKIQLSIYKQIIAKDLSVRKVEELAKIVNNPPEITEKKPTKLNISKEYQQLKEHLSNYFNCKIDLSVSDKGKGKIIIPFSSNEDLERIIGIMDKLGN from the coding sequence ATGGCAGTAAAAAAACCAGCATTAGGAAAAGGGCTTGGAGCTTTAATTGACGATACAAATTTCCCAAGTGTCAGAACATCATCAATAAATGAAATAGAAATTGAACAAATTATAGTAAACCCTTTTCAACCTCGTGAGAAATTTGACGAAGAAGGATTACAAGAATTAGCTGCTTCAATTAAAGAACTCGGAATTATTCAACCTGTTACAGTAAGGAAAACAAAAGATGGTAATTATCAGCTTATTGCTGGCGAAAGAAGATACAGAGCTTCAAAAATAGCAGGACTAAAAAAAATCCCCGCATACATAAGAACGGCAAATGATCAGGGTATGCTCGAAATGTCACTTGTTGAAAATATTCAACGCGAAGACCTTGATTCAATAGAAGTTGCTATTAGTTATCAAAGACTTATTGATGAATGCGATCTTACACAGGAAAATCTTAGCAACCGTGTTAGTAAAAAAAGATCAACCATAACAAATTATTTGCGGCTTCTTAAACTACCTGCTGAAATCCAGCTTGGAATAAGAAATGCAGATATTTTTATGGGACATGCCAGAGCAATTGTGAGTATTGATGACCCAAAAATCCAGTTAAGTATATATAAACAAATAATTGCAAAAGACCTCTCAGTAAGAAAAGTTGAAGAACTTGCCAAAATAGTTAACAATCCGCCTGAAATAACAGAAAAGAAACCAACTAAACTGAATATTTCTAAAGAATATCAACAACTTAAGGAACATCTCTCAAATTATTTTAATTGTAAAATTGATTTATCAGTATCTGATAAAGGAAAAGGTAAAATAATTATTCCTTTTAGCTCTAATGAAGACCTTGAAAGAATTATTGGTATTATGGATAAACTTGGCAACTAG
- a CDS encoding ParA family protein gives MAKVIAIANQKGGVGKTTTAINLAASLSILEKKILLVDADPQANATTSFGFDTKNIKTSIYESIINEVNPRDIILNTEMEGMDIIPSHIDLVGAEIEILNLPNREKMMKHVIDKVKNDYDIILIDCSPSLGLITINALTAADSVIIPVQCEYLALEGLGKLLSTIKIIQNRLNPELEIEGFLLTMYDSRLRLSNQVVEEVRKHFHQMVFETIIQRNVKLSEAPSYGTPIVLHDANSNGAINYLNLARELLQKNDMTVIKESEKIIE, from the coding sequence ATGGCAAAAGTTATCGCTATAGCAAATCAAAAAGGCGGAGTTGGGAAAACCACAACAGCTATAAATTTAGCTGCAAGTTTATCTATCCTTGAAAAAAAAATATTATTAGTTGATGCTGATCCTCAAGCAAATGCTACAACAAGTTTTGGCTTTGATACAAAAAATATTAAAACAAGCATTTACGAATCAATAATAAATGAAGTTAACCCAAGGGATATTATTCTTAATACTGAAATGGAAGGTATGGATATAATTCCTTCTCATATTGATTTAGTTGGAGCTGAAATTGAGATATTAAATCTTCCCAACAGGGAAAAAATGATGAAACATGTTATTGATAAAGTTAAAAATGATTACGACATTATTTTAATTGATTGTTCTCCATCATTAGGATTAATAACAATAAATGCATTAACAGCAGCCGATTCGGTAATAATTCCCGTTCAGTGTGAATATTTAGCCCTTGAAGGATTAGGTAAATTATTAAGTACTATAAAAATCATTCAGAACCGCCTGAATCCTGAGCTTGAAATTGAAGGATTTCTGCTTACTATGTATGATTCACGGTTACGATTATCAAATCAAGTTGTTGAAGAGGTAAGAAAACATTTTCATCAAATGGTTTTTGAAACTATTATTCAAAGAAATGTTAAATTAAGTGAAGCTCCTAGCTATGGTACTCCAATAGTATTGCATGATGCAAATTCAAACGGAGCTATTAACTATCTTAACCTTGCACGTGAATTGTTACAAAAAAACGATATGACAGTTATTAAAGAATCAGAAAAAATTATTGAATAA